The Chryseobacterium shigense genome segment ACGGGACCGATGGACAGGTTATATACGTAGTAGTTTCCAATGGTGCATTCTGCAGTAAAATGGTGACTTTAACTTTAAAAAGAGAAGAAACACCTGTTGCACAGCTTAATGCTCCAAGGCTGAGAATCTGTGAAGGAGAATCTTTGATATTAACAGCTTCAGGCGGTGTAACCTACCAATGGGGAGATATTTCTTCTACCGGAGGCGTAAGAACCGTAAGCCCAACCCATACAACCACTTATACAGTATACGCTATCGGTGCGCAGGGGTGTAGATCTTTACAACCCGCTACCATTACAATTGATGTAGTTCCTGCTATCGTATCCTCACTGAAAGGAGGACAGATTTGTGAAGGAGATATGATCCTTTTAGATGCCGGATCCGGACCGGGCTACACTTATGAATGGAGTACAGGAGAAACCACCCAGGCAATTACCGTAGGAACTCCGGGTGAGTATACAGTGATAATCAGTAACGGTGTATGTTCCAAAGTATTTACAACCCAGGTAATCCGTGCCATAATCCCTGAAATCATAAAGGTTGATTATAGCGAAAACGGAACGATGATTCTTACAGCAAGTAATCCTAGTGGCGGTACATTGGAATATTCTGTAGACAACGGCTTTACATGGCAGGCCTCTAATGTATTCTCCAATGTTCCTAAAAACACAGTAATATCCATCCGTGTCAAAGTGAAGGATACCAGTTGTGTAGGATTCCTGGAATACTTTACATTTGTTATGAAAAATGTAATTACTCCAAACGGGGACAATGTAAACGATATCATTGATTTCAGTGGAGTAAGCAGTTACAAAGACTTTCAGGGTTTTGTTTTTGACCGTTATGGAAGAGAAGTATTCAAGGCGGGAAGAACCAGACCGTATTGGGATGGTTATTTCCAGGGTAAACGTTTGCCTACTGCATCTTACTGGTATCAGGTAATTTATCAGGATCCTGCCAGCAAACAGCCTGCTGTGAAAACAGGATGGATCCTTCTTAAAAACTTAGAATAATCTTTTAATAAATACAAAAAAGGCTGGCATTTTGTCAGCCTTTTTTATTATATTCAAATAAACCAAATTTATATTGCAGAATAAATAAACTTGTGTTCATGATAATGTAAATTGCGTTAAATTGAAATTCAATCAAAAAAAATAGTATTTTTGTTTAAAATACTATAAAATGTTAAATAGGAGGATTGAAAATTTATTTTTGGCGTTATTTTTTGCATTGGTCGGCAACTTTGTTTTTGCTCAAAACACAGACAGAGCAGCGATCCCTGCAAAAAAAGCTAATGCAACCTCTATGAAGGCAGGTGTTTTTATAGATGTAAATACACCCAATTATCCGGAATCTAATTTCAGCATTACACAGCTGGTAAAAGAAGTCCTTATTTCCGGAGGTGCCTGTTCCACATCCAATGTAAGCAACGTTACTGTTTCCCCTAATTTATCAATAAGTGATCCTACCAGAAGCTGGGGATTCTTTAATAAAGGTACCACAGCCTTTCCATTTGCAAAAGGGATTGTTCTTTCAACAGGATTCGCTGCAAAAGCAGGGAATAATTATCAGGGAACTTTAAATGACGGGTTAAATACTTTTGGAGATACAGACCTGGCCACAGCTTTAGGAATTAATAATGGTGAATTGAGAGATGCCACCTATATAGAATTCGATTTTGTACCGGCTTCTACAGAAATTACATTCAGATATTTATTTGCATCTAAAGAATATGCGCCGGGGTTTCAGTTTGCATGTACCAAATCAGACGGGTTTGCTTTGCTGTTAAAAAAAGTAACGGATCCTACCTATACTAATCTGGCAGTGCTTCCCGGAGGAGCTGGGCCGGTGAGTGTAACGAACATTCACCCAACGATTCCCAACGGCTGCGGGGCTGTTAATGCCGCTTATTTTGCAGGGATAAATAACCCGGTTATCGAAACCAATTTTGACGGGCGTACCATTCCTTTAACTGCAAAAGCTACTGTAACTCCCGGGGTTACCTATCATTTTAAAATGGTTTTGGCAGATTTTAGTGACAGAAATTATGATTCAGCAGTATTTCTGGAGGCAGGATCTTTCGACATCGGTGTGAAAATCCTTGATCCTGCAGGAGTTCAGCTTCCTGATACTGTAAATATGTGTGACAATGCTCCTCAGACGTTTACAGCTTCCGTACAGGCTCCTAACGTAACTTATCAGTGGTTTTTAAATAATAATCCTATTCCTGGTCAAACAGGACCTAGTTATACGGCTACACAGCCCGGAGTATACAGTGTTCAGGTTTTTATCCAGGGGAATACATGTCCTGGTACAGGAACCATTACCGTTGTGGGAGGAACTTCGCCTACAGTGCAGAATGCCACTTTAACAGCCTGTTATGCTGCCGGAAATGCCACATTTAATTTACCTTCAGCACAGCCTTCCATAAGTACAACGCCCGGTGCAACGTTTGCCTACTATTTTAATCAGGCGGATGCACTTGCCGGAAATGCCAATACTATTCCCAGCCCTGCAACTTATTCAAGTCCAGGGGGACAAACAGTATATGTTCTTGTAAAAAACGGATTCTGTTCCAAAGTCGCTGAATTGCAGCTTGTAAAAGCCCCTCAGATGACTGCATCCATTTTGCCGCCGGCAGTATTGACCTGTGTGAGTTCACAGACAACCTTAGACGCTTCGGCTTCTGTTTATCCTACAGGATCTACTTTTAACTGGACAACTACGGGAGGAAATATTGTGTCAGGAGGAACTACCTTAACTCCGGTTATCAATGCTCCGGGGACCTATACTTTAACCATATCAAAAACTTATCAGCCGGGAAGTGTAATCTGTACCGCTGTCGCCAGCGTTACAGTTACAGGAGACAGTGCTCCGCCTGTTACTGGACTTACGGCAAGCAAAATACAGATATGCAACGGTGAATCCGTAACATTAACAGCATCGGGAGGTGCTACCTATAACTGGACAGGGCTTCCCGGAACAGGAAACACCCAAACAGTATCCCCTACAACTACTACTACCTATACAGTAACTGCTGTAGGAGCCAACGGATGTGTATCTCAAAACCCTGCTACAATTACTATTGAAGTTTCGCAGCCTATTACAGTGCAGAATGCTGTATTACATAAATGCTATGCGCCAGGGCTTACTTATGACCTGACAACCGCCCAAAGCCAGATTACTTCTGCAGGTGGCGGAGTTACCTTCACATATTATATCAATCAGGCGGATGCTCTTGCCGGAAATGGCAATTTTATTGCAACACCTACCTCTTATTCACCTCCGGGGAGCCAGACCATATATGTATTGGTGAAAAACGGAGGATGTCATTATGTGGTTTCCCTTCAGTTACTGAGAACCCCTGAAACAACACTTACGATAGCAGCACCGCAGCAGATTACCTGTACTACACCTCAGACGACATTAAATGCCTCGGCATCTGTAGTGCCTGCCGGATCTACTATTACATGGACAGCAACAGGAGGAGGCAATATAGTATCAGGAGCAAATACCCTTACTCCTGTAGTGAATGCAGGAGGAACCTATACCCTTACGGTTACCAATGTATCCCAGCCTGGAAATTTAAGCTGTACTTATACGGCAACTGTTACAGTAACACAAAATACAACATTGCCAACTGCCGGTGTAGTATCCTCTCAACCTAGAATATGTTTGGGGGAATCGGTTACATTGACAGCCTCAGGTGGTGTTACTTATAATTGGGTTGGACTTCCCGGAAATGGAAATACTCAGGTAGTTTCACCAACTTTAACTACAGTATATACGGTATATGCAGTGGCAGCCAATGGTTGTGTTTCTGCAACTCCTGCAACAGTAACTGTTGTGGTTGGGCCGCCAATTGCGGGTATATCTGCCTCTAAAACAAAAATATGCGCCGGGGAATCTGTTACCCTTACAGCTACCGGAGGAATTACCTATAACTGGGTTGGGCTTCCCGGAAACGGAAATACCCAGGTGGTTTCCCCAACGGTTACTACAACTTATTCTGTATATGCATTG includes the following:
- a CDS encoding choice-of-anchor L domain-containing protein, producing the protein MLNRRIENLFLALFFALVGNFVFAQNTDRAAIPAKKANATSMKAGVFIDVNTPNYPESNFSITQLVKEVLISGGACSTSNVSNVTVSPNLSISDPTRSWGFFNKGTTAFPFAKGIVLSTGFAAKAGNNYQGTLNDGLNTFGDTDLATALGINNGELRDATYIEFDFVPASTEITFRYLFASKEYAPGFQFACTKSDGFALLLKKVTDPTYTNLAVLPGGAGPVSVTNIHPTIPNGCGAVNAAYFAGINNPVIETNFDGRTIPLTAKATVTPGVTYHFKMVLADFSDRNYDSAVFLEAGSFDIGVKILDPAGVQLPDTVNMCDNAPQTFTASVQAPNVTYQWFLNNNPIPGQTGPSYTATQPGVYSVQVFIQGNTCPGTGTITVVGGTSPTVQNATLTACYAAGNATFNLPSAQPSISTTPGATFAYYFNQADALAGNANTIPSPATYSSPGGQTVYVLVKNGFCSKVAELQLVKAPQMTASILPPAVLTCVSSQTTLDASASVYPTGSTFNWTTTGGNIVSGGTTLTPVINAPGTYTLTISKTYQPGSVICTAVASVTVTGDSAPPVTGLTASKIQICNGESVTLTASGGATYNWTGLPGTGNTQTVSPTTTTTYTVTAVGANGCVSQNPATITIEVSQPITVQNAVLHKCYAPGLTYDLTTAQSQITSAGGGVTFTYYINQADALAGNGNFIATPTSYSPPGSQTIYVLVKNGGCHYVVSLQLLRTPETTLTIAAPQQITCTTPQTTLNASASVVPAGSTITWTATGGGNIVSGANTLTPVVNAGGTYTLTVTNVSQPGNLSCTYTATVTVTQNTTLPTAGVVSSQPRICLGESVTLTASGGVTYNWVGLPGNGNTQVVSPTLTTVYTVYAVAANGCVSATPATVTVVVGPPIAGISASKTKICAGESVTLTATGGITYNWVGLPGNGNTQVVSPTVTTTYSVYALGGNGCSSINPATVIIEVVPAIVSTLQDVYVCAGDTGILDAGAGPNYTYLWSTGATTQTLSTNVPGTYTVTISNGVCSKVFSGSLFNPDLPKFTNIVYDKHVLTLTASNPSGGVLEYSIDGGTTWQTSNTFYNVLDNTNYHLMVRVVDAKCGTSLDYFTFVISNAITPNMDGVNDTIDFSGISGYNNFTASIFDRYGAELFRATKTDAVWRGTLKGLNLATGTYWYKVQWENPASKKLEQRSGWILLKNRN